In one Elephas maximus indicus isolate mEleMax1 chromosome 9, mEleMax1 primary haplotype, whole genome shotgun sequence genomic region, the following are encoded:
- the FOXE1 gene encoding forkhead box protein E1, with amino-acid sequence MTAESGPPPPPPPPPPPPQPEALAVVKEERSEAVVGAGVLADGTGRGAGGRRRKRPLQRGKPPYSYIALIAMAIAHAPERRLTLGGIYKFITERFPFYRDNPKKWQNSIRHNLTLNDCFLKIPREAGRPGKGNYWALDPNAEDMFESGSFLRRRKRFKRSDLSTYPAYMHDAAAAAAAAAAAAAIFPGAVPAARPPYPGAVYAGYAPPPLAAPPPVYYPAASPGPCRVFGLMPERPLSPELGPAPSGSAGSCAFASAGAPATTIGYQPAGCAGTRPANPAAYAAAYAGPDGAYPQGAGGALFAAASRLAGPGSPPAGGGGGGVEGTVDFYGRTSPAQFGALGPCYNPGGQLGAGSGGSYHARHAAAYPGGVDRFVSAM; translated from the coding sequence ATGACCGCCGAGAGTGGgccgcccccgccgccgccgccaccgcccccGCCGCCGCAGCCCGAGGCGCTGGCGGTTGTGAAGGAGGAGCGCAGCGAGGCGGTGGTGGGGGCCGGGGTCCTGGCGGACGGCACGGGCCGGGGCGCAGGCGGGCGGCGGCGCAAGCGCCCCCTGCAGCGCGGGAAGCCGCCCTACAGCTACATCGCGCTCATCGCCATGGCCATAGCGCACGCGCCCGAGCGCCGCCTGACGCTGGGCGGCATCTACAAGTTCATCACTGAGCGCTTCCCCTTCTACCGCGACAACCCCAAGAAGTGGCAGAACAGCATCCGCCACAACCTCACGCTCAACGACTGCTTCCTCAAGATCCCGCGCGAGGCCGGCCGCCCGGGCAAGGGCAACTACTGGGCGCTCGACCCTAACGCCGAGGACATGTTCGAGAGCGGCAGCTTCCTGCGCCGCCGCAAGCGCTTCAAGCGCTCGGACCTCTCCACCTACCCGGCCTACATGCACGACGCGGCcgccgcagccgccgccgccgccgccgctgccgccatcTTCCCGGGCGCTGTGCCCGCCGCGCGCCCGCCCTACCCGGGCGCCGTCTACGCGGGGTACGCGCCGCCGCCGCTCGCCGCGCCGCCCCCGGTCTACTACCCCGCGGCGTCTCCAGGCCCGTGCCGCGTCTTCGGCCTGATGCCCGAGCGGCCGCTCAGCCCCGAACTGGGCCCCGCGCCGTCGGGGTCCGCCGGGTCCTGCGCCTTTGCCTCGGCCGGCGCTCCCGCCACGACCATCGGCTACCAGCCCGCCGGCTGCGCGGGGACTCGGCCGGCCAACCCCGCGGCCTACGCAGCCGCCTATGCGGGCCCCGACGGCGCGTACCCGCAGGGCGCGGGCGGAGCGCTCTTCGCCGCCGCTAGCCGCCTGGCGGGGCCCGGCTCGCCCCCAGCAGGTGGAGGCGGGGGCGGTGTCGAGGGCACAGTGGATTTCTACGGGCGCACATCGCCCGCCCAGTTCGGAGCCCTGGGGCCCTGCTACAATCCTGGCGGGCAGTTGGGGGCGGGCAGTGGAGGCTCCTACCACGCTCGGCATGCGGCCGCCTATCCTGGCGGGGTGGATCGGTTCGTGTCCGCCATGTGA